The following proteins are co-located in the Longimicrobium sp. genome:
- a CDS encoding glycogen-binding domain-containing protein, which yields MTNRIHSYLDGDLSLDALTPEERAGADRLRSVLDAAAGHLRATPAPDLTARVMASIPAAPGRREERRESPVRAALAWLWSPRPVRVAFRPAYGVAFAALAALAVRQIGGDPAPLGPVRGAPAVAAAPQAGPPVYVQFRLEYRGATSVRVAGTFTGWKPTVELRETAPGEWTALVPLEPGVHDYAFVVDGDRWVADPHAPQVDDDFGGTNSRISLPPLGST from the coding sequence ATGACGAACCGGATCCATTCGTACCTCGACGGCGACCTCTCCCTCGACGCGCTCACCCCCGAAGAGCGCGCCGGGGCCGACCGGCTGCGCTCCGTGCTGGACGCCGCCGCCGGGCACCTGCGCGCCACCCCCGCGCCCGACCTCACCGCGCGCGTGATGGCGAGCATCCCGGCCGCGCCCGGGCGCCGGGAAGAGCGCCGCGAGTCGCCGGTGCGGGCGGCGCTCGCCTGGCTCTGGTCGCCGCGCCCGGTGCGCGTGGCCTTCCGCCCGGCGTACGGGGTGGCCTTCGCCGCGCTGGCCGCGCTCGCCGTCCGGCAGATCGGCGGCGATCCCGCGCCGCTGGGTCCCGTGCGGGGCGCCCCCGCCGTGGCCGCGGCGCCGCAGGCGGGGCCGCCGGTGTACGTGCAGTTCCGCCTGGAGTACCGGGGCGCCACGAGCGTCCGCGTGGCCGGCACCTTCACCGGGTGGAAGCCCACCGTGGAGCTGCGCGAGACCGCGCCCGGCGAGTGGACGGCGCTGGTGCCGCTGGAGCCCGGCGTGCACGACTACGCCTTCGTGGTCGACGGCGACCGCTGGGTGGCCGACCCGCACGCGCCGCAGGTGGACGACGACTTCGGCGGCACCAACAGCCGCATCTCTCTACCTCCCCTCGGCAGCACGTGA
- a CDS encoding NifU family protein translates to MIELTDRAREKIQSLVDAEVVRDPALRIAVAAGDGPKSPLERQYAISLVEREDKEKTEIAINLDGIRVLLNLDTSNLLSGATIDWAEEDGGFRVETPRPRRAAPPPAFASADGPGLDSPLAERVQQVLDELINPRIAMHGGAVELVDVADDVIYVRMTGGCQGCSASAATLRMGVERMVKEEIPEVQDVVDLTDHEAGVNPYYY, encoded by the coding sequence ATGATCGAGCTCACCGACCGCGCGCGGGAGAAGATCCAGTCGCTGGTGGACGCCGAGGTGGTCCGCGACCCGGCGCTGCGCATCGCGGTGGCCGCCGGCGACGGGCCGAAGAGCCCCCTGGAGCGGCAGTACGCCATCTCGCTGGTGGAGCGCGAGGACAAGGAGAAGACGGAGATCGCCATCAACCTGGACGGCATCCGCGTGCTCCTGAACCTCGACACCTCCAACCTGCTGAGCGGCGCCACCATCGACTGGGCCGAGGAGGACGGCGGCTTCCGCGTGGAGACGCCGCGCCCGCGCCGGGCCGCGCCCCCGCCCGCCTTCGCGTCGGCGGACGGCCCCGGGCTCGACAGCCCCCTGGCCGAGCGGGTGCAGCAGGTGCTCGACGAGCTGATCAACCCGCGCATCGCCATGCACGGCGGCGCGGTGGAGCTGGTGGACGTGGCCGACGACGTGATCTACGTGCGCATGACGGGCGGCTGCCAGGGGTGCTCGGCCTCGGCGGCCACGCTGCGCATGGGAGTGGAGCGGATGGTGAAGGAGGAGATCCCCGAGGTGCAGGACGTCGTCGACCTCACCGACCACGAAGCGGGCGTGAACCCCTACTACTACTGA